A genome region from Carassius gibelio isolate Cgi1373 ecotype wild population from Czech Republic chromosome A23, carGib1.2-hapl.c, whole genome shotgun sequence includes the following:
- the LOC127944657 gene encoding protein-L-isoaspartate O-methyltransferase domain-containing protein 2-like — protein MGGAVSAGEDNDELIDNLKEAHYIRSDLVERAFRAIDRADYYLEEYRDSAYKDLAWRHGNLHLSAPCIYSEVMEALDLQPGLSFLNLGSGTGYLSTMVGLILGPFGVNHGVELHADVVDYAYQKFDYFIKTSDSFDKFEFCEPTFVVGNCLEIPPESRQYDRVYCGAGVQKEYENYMKNLLKVGGILVLPLEEKLTKITRTGQSSWETKKIIAVTFAPLVQPKQNVNGRPRSVPLPIFEVRTLQDLCRIAIRHTLRQPIAMGEGRTKRRVSFPGARAMHRYGPRFERRRFCRRFYRQCVNSVVLHDSMIPTAMDDCNYPGGVEEEEEEEEEEEEIGCRRAREDLPEEYEEGCGGTEEEKSKGGCAHAEPPVNILREKILRLPLPEPLKMYLLYYREK, from the exons ATGGGTGGAGCCGTGAGCGCGGGTGAGGACAACGATGAGCTGATTGACAACCTGAAGGAGGCCCATTACATCCGCTCCGATCTGGTGGAGAGGGCCTTTAGAGCCATTGACAGAGCTGACTATTATCTGGAGGAGTACCGTGACAGTGCGTATAAAGACCTGGCCTGGAGGCATGGGAACCTCCATCTGTCTGCTCCGTGTATCTACTCGGAGGTGATGGAGGCCTTGGACCTGCAGCCTGGCCTGTCTTTTCTCAATCTGGGCAGTGGGACGGGTTACCTCAGCACCATGGTGGGCCTTATACTGG GTCCGTTTGGTGTGAATCACGGTGTGGAACTGCATGCAGATGTGGTCGATTATGCATATCAGAAATTTGACTACTTTATCAAAACCAGCGACAGCTTTGACAA GTTTGAGTTCTGTGAGCCGACGTTTGTGGTGGGGAACTGTCTGGAGATCCCTCCGGAGAGCCGGCAGTATGACAGGGTGTACTGTGGAGCAGGAGTTCAGAAAGAGTACGAGAACTACATGAAGAACCTGCTAAAGGTTGGCGGGATCTTAGTTCTCCCCCTGGAGGAGAAG TTGACCAAGATCACCCGCACAGGTCAGAGCTCCTGGGAGACCAAGAAAATCATCGCTGTGACCTTTGCGCCGCTCGTCCAGCCAAAGCAGAATGTCAATGGCAGACCTAGGAGTGTCCCTTTAC CTATTTTTGAGGTGCGGACATTGCAGGACCTGTGCCGGATTGCTATTCGCCACACTCTTCGGCAGCCCATAGCTATGGGGGAAGGACGCACAAAGAGACGGGTGTCTTTCCCAGGGGCCCGGGCCATGCACCGCTACGGGCCCCGCTTCGAACGCCGCCGCTTCTGCCGCCGTTTCTACCGCCAGTGCGTCAACTCCGTGGTTCTCCACGACTCCATGATTCCCACGGCCATGGACGACTGCAACTACCCTGGAGGAgtggaagaggaagaagaggaagaggaggaggaagaggaaatcGGTTGCCGCAGAGCGAGAGAAGACCTGCCCGAGGAGTATGAGGAAGGATGCGGCGGCACCGAAGAGGAGAAAAGCAAAGGCGGCTGCGCTCATGCAGAACCTCCCGTTAATATTCTGAGGGAGAAGATTCTAAGACTCCCGTTACCTGAACCCCTGAAGATGTATCTGCTGTATTACAGGGAGAAGTGA